From Carya illinoinensis cultivar Pawnee chromosome 5, C.illinoinensisPawnee_v1, whole genome shotgun sequence, one genomic window encodes:
- the LOC122310452 gene encoding receptor-like protein EIX2, with the protein MDKRTSTHDVLVLLSLLYMLLAITTTFTQYCHANPNVLCLKKKKREALLTFKQGIIDPLNRLSSWTGEECCLWKGIGCDNVIGHVIKLNLQYRPNFSTAPELPPAALEGPINDSLLVLENVLYLDLSSNYFGGNRIPSFFGYFRNLRYLDLSDSGFKGIIPSQLGNLSNLQYLDLQSSFLISDDLEWLSRLSLLEFLDTSWVDLSKASNWLQAMNMLPSLSSLTSLVILDLMSNHIQVPMQDAFKNVHVFLEISKPLGVLPNARTGGELPRFFGNLCNLRYLDLSHTRCEGAGAYGILGNSAAYNMESFEYLNLARNQLSGTLPDQPCKCQNLSTLLLNSNLLSGPIPVSIGSLSMKNKVENVVRTEISRALDSWRAITRAPKCHCVTLLLSAGCLLL; encoded by the exons ATGGACAAGCGGACTAGTACTCATGATGTTCTGGTCCTCCTTTCGCTTTTGTACATGTTGTTAGCAATTACTACCACCTTTACCCAATATTGCCATGCAAATCCAAATGTCCtctgcctaaaaaaaaaaaaaagagaggctcTCTTGACTTTCAAACAAGGTATCATAGATCCTTTAAATCGGCTCTCATCTTGGACCGGCGAAGAGTGTTGTCTGTGGAAAGGAATTGGCTGTGACAACGTTATTGGACATGTCATCAAGCTAAACCTCCAATATCGTCCTAATTTCAGTACTGCACCTGAGTTACCTCCTGCAGCTTTGGAGGGTCCGATAAATGATTCTCTTCTGGTATTAGAAAATGTTCTTTATTTGGACCTAAGTTCCAATTATTTTGGAGGCAATCGTATCCCAAGTTTCTTTGGTTACTTTCGGAATTTAAGATACCTAGACCTATCAGATTCGGGTTTCAAGGGTATAATTCCTTCACAGTTGGGGAATCTGTCTAACTTGCAATATCTTGACCTTCAAAGTTCGTTCCTGATTTCTGACGACCTTGAATGGTTGTCTCGTCTTTCCTTGCTAGAATTTCTAGACACGAGTTGGGTCGATCTTAGTAAAGCATCTAACTGGCTACAAGCGATGAACATGCTCCCTTCTCTATCA AGTCTTACCTCCCTTGTTATACTAGATCTCATGTCTAATCATATTCAGGTTCCAATGCAAGATGCTTTCAAGAACGTACATGTCTTCCTTGAGATATCTAAGCCTTTG GGAGTACTTCCTAATGCCAGAACTGGAGGAGAATTACCAAGATTCTTTGGAAATCTTTGTAATCTTCGATATTTAGACTTGTCTCACACCAGATGTGAGGGAGCTGGTGCATATGGAATTCTAGGAAACTCAGCAGCATACAACATGGAAAGTTTCGAGTATTTAAATTTGGCTAGGAATCAACTTTCAGGGACTTTGCCTGATCAACCATGCAAGTGTCAAAATCTATCTACTCTCTTACTTAACTCCAATTTGCTTTCTGGTCCAATTCCTGTCTCAATTGGAAGTCTCTCAATgaagaataaagtagaaaat GTTGTTAGGACAGAAATTTCTAGAGCTTTGGATAGCTGGCGTGCCATTACTAGAGCTCCTAAGTGCCATTGTGTCACACTCCTCTTGTCTGCTGGTTGTTTGCTGTTGTGA
- the LOC122310453 gene encoding receptor-like protein EIX2 translates to MVRQLEGSSRIFEDSYTLGQPWFLETTAIEETIVDRYSNMLALITSMDLSRNNLAGEIPQELTSLYSLQFLNLSNNQLVRKIPKTIRAMKFLESLDISMNQLTSVITESMRSFNSLSFLNVSYNNLSGRIPRSSRFQNLIALSFIGNHDLCGPPLTAQLQWR, encoded by the coding sequence ATGGTGAGACAATTAGAAGGCTCTAGTAGAATCTTTGAGGATTCCTACACATTGGGACAGCCCTGGTTCCTAGAAACAACAGCAATAGAGGAGACAATAGTGGATCGATATAGTAACATGCTTGCTCTCATCACAAGCATGGACCTCTCTCGCAACAATTTAGCTGGAGAAATCCCCCAGGAACTCACCAGTCTCTACAGCCTGCAATTCTTGAACTTGTCCAACAACCAACTCGTCAGAAAGATTCCTAAGACAATCAGAGCCATGAAATTTTTAGAGTCACTTGATATCTCAAtgaatcaactcactagtgtaATAACTGAAAGCATGAGGAGTTTCAATTCATTGAGTTTTTTGAATGTATCATACAACAACTTATCAGGAAGAATTCCAAGGAGTAGTCGTTTCCAAAATCTCATTGCATTGAGTTTCATTGGCAACCATGATCTCTGTGGACCTCCACTTACAGCCCAGCTGCAGTGGAGATGA